The following coding sequences are from one Mycolicibacterium aichiense window:
- a CDS encoding AMP-binding protein encodes MTQAIEASLPALLRERASMQPDDTAYTFIDYDQDWAGVPISLTWPQLYRRVTNMARELRLTAAAGDRAMIIAPQGLEYIVAFLGALHAGVIPVPLSVPMGGVTDERVESVLRDASPVAVLTTSAVVAEVARSVTPESGQPAPAIIEVDRLDLDAPPQSGGGMYEDGSPHDTAYLQYTSGSTRSPAGVMISYTNLLTNLQQITTDYSRHAGITPPDLTFVSWLPFFHDLGLILGVCSPIVLGTSAVLTSPASFLVRPARWMQLLATNPCPFTAAPNFAFDLATRKTSDEDMAGLDLGGVHTIQSGAERVQPATIKRFTDRFARFNLNENVIQPSYGMAEATLYMSTPKPEDPIKVVHFDSDALTAGEAKRVSGAEGTPLISYDGPISARSPILRIVDPETHSEVPEGKTGEIWCHGDNVSAGYWEKPEETARTFGATIVSPSEGTPVGPWLRTGDVGFISEGELFVVGRIKDILIIYGRNHAPDDIEATVTEVTGGRCVAVAVPDDSVEKLVVVMEIRKRGDTEAEVAEKLEAIKRDVTVAISNTHGIAVADLVLVGPGSIPVTTSGKVRRQLSKDLYQRNQFTRVDA; translated from the coding sequence GTGACACAGGCGATCGAGGCTTCTCTTCCGGCTCTGCTGCGCGAGCGAGCAAGTATGCAGCCGGACGACACGGCGTACACCTTTATCGACTATGACCAGGACTGGGCCGGCGTCCCGATCAGCCTGACGTGGCCGCAGTTGTATCGCCGGGTCACCAATATGGCCCGTGAGCTCCGGCTGACCGCCGCGGCCGGCGACCGAGCGATGATCATCGCGCCGCAGGGGCTGGAGTACATCGTCGCTTTCCTCGGTGCGCTACACGCCGGAGTGATTCCCGTCCCGCTGTCGGTCCCGATGGGGGGTGTCACCGACGAGCGGGTCGAATCGGTACTCCGCGACGCCTCGCCTGTTGCTGTTCTCACCACTTCCGCGGTGGTAGCCGAAGTCGCTCGCAGCGTGACGCCGGAATCGGGGCAGCCGGCGCCCGCGATCATCGAAGTCGATCGGCTCGACCTGGACGCCCCGCCGCAGTCCGGTGGCGGAATGTACGAGGACGGCAGTCCCCACGACACCGCCTATTTGCAGTACACGTCGGGCTCGACGCGTTCGCCGGCCGGCGTGATGATCTCGTACACGAATCTCCTGACGAACCTGCAGCAGATCACCACCGACTACTCGCGGCATGCCGGCATCACTCCGCCGGACTTGACGTTCGTCTCGTGGCTGCCGTTCTTCCACGACCTCGGATTGATCCTGGGAGTGTGCTCGCCGATCGTGCTGGGGACCAGCGCGGTGCTGACCAGCCCGGCGTCGTTCCTGGTGCGGCCCGCGCGCTGGATGCAGTTGCTGGCCACCAATCCGTGCCCGTTCACTGCGGCACCGAACTTCGCGTTCGATCTGGCGACGCGCAAGACGTCCGACGAAGACATGGCCGGACTCGACCTCGGCGGTGTGCACACCATCCAAAGCGGCGCCGAACGCGTCCAGCCGGCGACGATCAAGCGGTTTACCGACCGGTTCGCTCGGTTCAACCTGAACGAGAACGTGATCCAGCCGTCCTACGGCATGGCCGAGGCGACGCTCTACATGTCGACACCCAAGCCCGAAGACCCGATCAAGGTCGTCCACTTCGACTCCGACGCGCTGACCGCCGGCGAGGCCAAGCGGGTCAGCGGTGCCGAGGGGACGCCGTTGATCAGCTACGACGGCCCCATCAGTGCTCGCTCACCGATCTTGCGGATAGTCGACCCGGAGACCCATTCGGAGGTTCCCGAAGGCAAGACCGGCGAGATCTGGTGCCACGGCGACAACGTCAGCGCCGGCTACTGGGAGAAGCCCGAGGAGACGGCGCGCACGTTCGGCGCGACGATCGTCTCGCCATCGGAGGGCACGCCCGTCGGACCGTGGCTCCGGACCGGCGACGTGGGCTTCATCTCCGAGGGCGAGTTGTTCGTCGTGGGCCGCATCAAGGACATCCTGATCATCTACGGCCGCAACCATGCCCCCGACGACATCGAGGCGACGGTCACCGAGGTCACCGGCGGCCGCTGTGTCGCGGTCGCTGTTCCCGACGACTCCGTCGAAAAGCTGGTCGTGGTGATGGAGATCAGGAAGCGTGGCGACACCGAGGCAGAGGTCGCGGAGAAGCTCGAGGCCATCAAACGCGATGTGACGGTGGCGATTTCGAATACGCACGGCATCGCAGTCGCGGATCTCGTGCTGGTGGGCCCCGGTTCCATCCCGGTCACCACAAGCGGCAAGGTCCGGCGACAGCTGTCGAAGGACCTCTACCAGCGCAACCAGTTCACCCGGGTGGACGCCTAA